The region AAAACCGAGAATAAAAGACTGATATGGAATATGGATTCTATCAAAGTTGCTAAAAAACTAAGTGATGATATTTTCACAAAGGCAAACACCTTAGGAACTAGCAAATTGATACGAATTATAGACCAGGAATTGGAAGAGAATCCTTTGAAATTGAACAAGCAAAACAGGAAAACATGACGAATTGTGAAAACTCTGAATCTACTCTACCAGATGTTTTCACATCTGTTAATGAGGAAGATTCAGAAGACGAAACAGTTATCAACTGTAGTCCAGATGATACTGCTTTCAGTGTTTCCAAAAAGTCTTTCAAAAGAGCTGTAAATTCTGAAACAGACTCTGTAAGTTCTTTAACTCACCAAATCAAACATACCGATGGAACCACTAAACTTAAAAACTTTTTGAATGGAGAAAATTCCTCTTATGAGGATGGTAGTACTTCTATACCAACTGTTTTTCCTACAATGACTTCATCAATTGTTGGAAAAACTAGTCTGGGACAAAAatactccaagaaacaacaaacaagcaaaaaatccattcaagtcaccaaaaccccactaatcaagtcaaacatttttttaaaccAACCAAAGAAACCCGTTAAACCCTATGTCATACCTCATAAACAGGTttccaaacaaaaaccaaaaccttttcaaaaaccttttgaaaaccgctttcaagatatcacttttaatcattCAAGGAACTTTCAAAAACCATCACATCAGAAAGTTTcaaaccatcatcatcaaaaagcTTTTCAAAACCGCCCATCACATCCCAGATATGAAGAAAACTTTTCATACAAACCTTCACATCTAGGATATCTTTCACCAAATCACATATCTTATCAACCCACAGGCtttcaaaaacaaatcacatTTTGGGTAAAATTGATAGATCAAATCAAACCTCAACCATTCCATCGTTATAAATCAAACCATTACAATAATGTGAAGTCAAATGATAAAAGACATTCATTAAGCAAAGCACCCAAAATAACAACTGACAAACCAGGACCCAttcagatttgggtacctaaacttTCTGTCTGATTGCAGGTACTTAATGCTAGAGAACCCAATGATGATACATGGtgtattgatagtggctgctccaaGCATATGACAGGAAACCGGAACTACTTACGTGACTTCAAACCTATACAAACCAATCAAGATGTTACCTTCGGCAACAACATGAAAGCAAAAATCAAAGGTTATGGAAACATAACAAATGGTAATTTTACCATAAAGAAAGTTGCCTTGGTCGATGACCtgaaacacaacctcatcagtgtttctcAAATGTGTGATAACAATCTTGAAGTTCTTTTCACCAAACAACGAAGCTTGATCATGGATGCCAAAACCAAAGATGTTATAGTTGATTCTGACCGTGCCAGAAATATGTATCCACTTGACATGGATCTTATCTACGGTAAACCCGATATATGTCTGCTATCTAAAGCCCCAGCAGatattagttggttatggcaccgtcGCCTTTCCCATCTAAACTTTGGGTACATCAACAAATTAATCGGCGATGATCTTGTTCGAGGGCTACCACTTCTGAAGCTTGATAATGAAACTCTTTGTGCTGCATGTGAAAAAGGAAAACTTTCCAAATCCACTCACAAAAGCATCTCAGAATCTAGTGTATCCGAACCACTAGAGTTGTTGCACATAGACCTCTGTGGCCCTGCCAAAACCCAAACCATACAAGGGaagaagtacattcttgttgtcgttgatggttTCTCGTGCTTTACTTGGGTCTTTTTCTTAAGACTAAAATCAGAAgcacctgaagagatgatcaaatTCATCAAACAAATCGAGTTGAAGCTGAAACGACCTGTTCgaagaatccgaagtgataacggtttagagttcaaaaacaatactctagattcatttctcaaagacaaaggaattgaacataacttctcagccccatacactccacaacagaacggtgttgttgaaagaaggaaccgaactctatgtgaagctgcaagatcAATGCTTATCTTCGCTGATCTGCCACAATACTTCTGGGCAGAAGCAATAGCCACAACTTGCTACACTCAAAATCGttccttaatccataaacattttcataaaacaccatatgaagtcattaacaaccgaaaaccaaacatcaattttttccatATTTTTGGTTGTCGATGCTTCGTAAAGAACAATAAAGATCACctttcaaaatttgaatcaaGGTCAGACGAAGGAATTTTCCTTGGTTACTCGTTTTCTTCAGCTGCTTATCGAGTACTAAACAAACGAACTAGAGTAATTGAAGAAATTACCGATGTTCATTTCGATGAATTTTATGTCAGGAAATTGGATCGTGAACATTTTAGTTCAAAAatgattgaaaatatttttcaaaatccaattCAACAAACACCTTCTCCTGACATAGACATTGAAATCGATCTTGATTTACTTTTTGAACAACCAAAAACTGCTTACAATTCTGAACTTCTAACTACTTTAATTGATCCTACAGGAACACACAGTGAAGTTATTCCACAAACAAACCAAAATGATGTAGATCAATTCGAGGGGGAACCACCAACGCATACTTCATCTTTGGAACAAACACCAAATCCTCCTTTAAATACCCAATCCCCAAATAGCCAAAACAACCCCGATGCATCATTTATGGGGGAACCTTCAAACCTATTCCAAGATGAAACTCTTGGAGAAGAACAATGGGATACTGAAACTCCAATTATTATAGCGGAAGAGAATCGCTTAATAAAGTGGACCATAAATCATCCAACAGACCAAATCATCGGAGATCCCAACTTAGGCATTCAGACTAGAGCCGCATCCACAAATGAATGTTTATTTGGAGCCTTTTTATCCATGACTGAACCCAAAACCATACATTCTGCTATAAAAGATCCAGACTGGGTAAAAGCTATGCTAGAAGAGCTagcagaatttgaaagaaatgaCGTATGGAATCTTGTTCCTACTCCACCCGATGTTACTGTTATAGGTTCAAGATGGGTATACAGAAACAAGACTGACGATCAAGGAATCATTTGTCGAAACAAGGCACGTCTTGTAGTcaaaggatattcacaacaagaaggaatCGACTACAATGAAACATATGCTCCAGTTGCCAGAATTGAAGCAATTCgcatctttcttgcatatgctgcACATAAGAACTTCAAATTattccaaatggatgttaaatgtgcattcctaCACGGAGAGATAGATCGCGAAGTATACAtccaacaaccaccaggtttcgaaGATCCCTAATTTCCTGATCATAGCTTTAAATTGCAGAAAGCTGTCTATGGCTTGAAACAAGCACCCCGAGCCTGGTATGCCACGTTGTCAACATTTCTCAAAGAATCAGGTTTTAAAAGAGGTTCAATCGATCCAACCCTTTTTTTGTAAAATCTTTAATAAACATCTTTtaattgtacaaatatatgttgatgacattattttcggtTCTACTGATGAATCTTTAAGTGTTAAGTTTGCAGATTTAATGAAGaacaaatttgaaatgagcatgattggGGAGATGACTACTTTTCTCGGACTTCAAATTAAACAGTCAACTGATggcattttcatcaaccaagagaATTATGTCAAAAACCTACTCACTCGTTTTTCAATGGAAAAATCCAATACCGCAAAAACCCCAATGGCTTTTGGATACAAAATTGATGCAGACTTAAATGGCAAACCCGTTGACCAGAAAAGATATCGTGGAATGATCGGATCACTCTTATACCTCATTGCCAGCAGacatgacatcatgttttctacatGTGTCTGTGCTAGATACCAAGCAAATCCTATGGAATCCCATGTAGTTGCTGTGAAACGCATCTTCAAATACCTTAAAGCCACTCCTAAACTTGGCCTTTGGTATCCAGCTAAATCCGATTTTCAGCAGAACGCTTTCACCGACTCAGACTACGGAGGATGCAAGCTAGATAGGAAGAGTACATCTGGTAGCTGTCAATTCCTAGGAGGTAGACTAGTGAGTTGGACTTCAAAGAAATAGACTTGTGTATCCACTTCAACAGCAGAAACTGAATATGTCGCTGCCGCCAGCTGTTGTTCACAAGTCAAATGGATGCAAACTCAACTGCGTGACTATGGCTTCAAAATCTCACAAATTCCCATATTTTGTGACTCAAACAGTGcaattgccatttctcacaatcccgttcaccattccatgacaaagcacatcgacattcgatatcactttatcaaagacaaCATTCAAAAGGGTCATATCGAATTGCACTTCATCAATACCGAAGATCAAATTGCCGATGTCTTCACTAAGGCTCTCGATGAAATGAAGTTTCAATACTTCCTAGGCCGTCTAGGAATGTTAAATCCAGATAACATCCATCCTTaaacttttactttttgtttgtacaatagtgtgtttactttcattcaaaaagaaaattcaaaaacatttgaaaattgctttctttttcaaaaataccaaaaaaattcaaataaccaatatttccaaaaacattcagaaaaacaaatcttcaaaaacataataaaagactTGCCATAATAAGCTTTTATAGAACCTTGTGATTAATCGTCTATTGACTTAATTTTCAGATGCTTATGCTCGATGAAGATTTTAAGTCATATTGATTCTCAATTGGAGTGAAGGTTCAAATCTCCTACTTTTCATAATGTATATAACTTTATTTACTTCGATTTTATTTCATTATTGACGATTTTAAACAATCAAGGGACATAAGGTTAGGAGGTTCAGATGAAAACAAAAACCCATGTGAGAATTTGTGCCTCGTCAATCTGAATCATTGTGGAATTCATTTCTTGTGAGCTTAGGTGTGTCGCTATTGCTTATAAGGTATATCCGATTATACCTTGTCACGGTCTCATTTTTGCTTAGATATCAAAATGACCAGGGACGATACATTCATTTCTTACATACTAGACAAACTGTCTTTTATGCCACCAATCCCTACCTAGATATAAGCCAACCAAAAATGAAGTCTTGAGATCCCGTGATCCATCAACAAGAAAAGACGAaacgaaaaggatttcaaccaTCACTTATTAAGGAAAACCAAAGATCTATCCAAATCCAATCATCAAAGAcgaatcaaaataaagacgaatCAACAAGAAAGCCAAATCATTCACCGAAGAAATACCAAACAAAAAAACCCTACATTTGGTATTTTCAAACAAAGTTTCAACCAAATGGTTATTTCAAAACAATCATCAAAAGATCCATTAATCTGTTTTTTTAACCATTTTCACTAAAAGGGATATCTTAATCCCGCAAGATAGATACTCTCAAAAATCCCAATTTTCTCAAATGTAGCAAATTCTCGATGCTAAAACAAAATATCCTTTTACAACAAATATATATTGATCAACAAAAAGGATACCATCAAAGAACAAGCTGCAACAACAATGGATTTCCCGGGATACTGTAGCCTTCATCACTGAAGATTCTTAGTTGCAAACTGCACTATGAAAATTGCTAAACCCCTCTACATGTATTTCCCGACGGAGAGAGAGTGAACTTTAATGGTATGAATGAAGAAACCCCCTGAGTAATGCCGAAACCAGTCTTATTGGATTGATTATCTAATAATGAGACTAAGTGACCTTTCAGGAAAAGCATAGTTGAACACCTCCAATATGAGTGTGAGTCGTCAGAGAGAGATATCACTCATTTTTAGTGATCATTAACTTGTTCTGCTGCCAGAACAACCAAACACCCAAGTGAAGTGTGAGCTATACCTATGAGCGTTCATCTGAATCGACCTGTTAGATCACTTGTCGTCATTAATAATGCTATAAAATCTTAAGAAATttctttagatacatatatggctaccctttaataaccgaacccgagactttgattcggaaacaaatttctgaaaatgttttacataagatatgttaaaccaagtcacaaactttcaaatcAATTGCTATGGTTTTatatatatcttatctattgacaaatcttttatctcgaatcttcaaaagttaaactgtcaatatgattatatcatacctgtccttatttcagcaatgatcacatagggggaaattgttgaaaaatgttcttatgtaaccttgtatgtgaccatcactgaaataagatGAACTGTTATTATAcaatctaacaaatattatcagttatttcaggttgcatgaatGCGTGATAAAACGGAAAATACGAAAACACGCGAATGACGAAAACACATATGTGTGACTAAACagtttcaacaatatatatatatatacgtatatatatatatatatatatatatatatgtattatatacatatgtatatattatatatgtatatatgtattatatatatgttgtataTGTGTTGAATAGTCAAACAAAGaagaagtcaacaaaagtcaaagatGAAGAAGCTAAACCCATTCACACGTTTTTTTCTCCTACTACTACATCAACTTGCAGCCTCTACATCATCTTTCAACTTACACTCAAGTGCACTACTACAAGATATTTGTTTCTCATATATATACATGTGTATgtagtgtgtgtttgtgttggAGATAATAGAAGAGAGTAAGAGAGATAGATATGATATAGTGAGTTTTCCTTTGTAAAACTACACCCTCTCAATCTTCAATCCCTGGAGCTaaatgaagaacaccaagatcaaacaagaagctaagtgaagaacaccaagatcatcaacaatgaaatgaagaacaccatcaaccatcttcatcttcttcattgaaaCTAAAGGTTTTTCATCTTCACCAACTTTGTTCATCACATCATACACCACCAAACACTTTCCTTAcatcaaaacaccaaaacacaaCCATGAAACAACCCAAAACCTTCTGCATCAAGATCAACcacaaaacccatcactattcatcatcatcttcatagaAATTCCACCACCTTTACCACCTTATTTTAAACTCCTTCCAACCTCTAAACAACCTTGAAAACATCCTCAAAACACCATAACTCCAATTCCCTAGCCAAAAACATCACAAACAAAACTTACCTTCAAATCACAAAAATCCCAAAATTGACTCAGACACGAACACGCCTCGTGTTAAAACCAAGGAAGAATCAACATCCCCCGTGTTGCCCTCTGATTTCCTTCTTCATGCTTCTGTACCTCAACACGCCCCGTGTTAAATCCAAGGCTAAATCTGACACGCCCCGTGTCAGCATCAACATCATGAACACGCCCCGTGTTCAGCAAGGCTAAATCAACACGCCCTGTGTCAGCATCAGCATCATGAACACGCCCCGTTTTCAGCAAGGCTAAATCAATACGCCCCGTGTCAGcatcattcatcaagaaaacccTCCAAAACCCTCCTACACGACCCGTGTCACTTGTGCCTTATCTTACATGACCCGTGTGCATGTTTTTACCCAAAAATACctcaaatacaaatacataaaccCATGTATTTTGTAcccttttgtaaacactttttttACATAAAACCGAgctttaaatgaaatttttgttacTTATCCAATGCCGGAttgatctttgaacaaatatcgaccagtcgctccaagagtcccaatatcgaccagTCCACTCAAAGAACAAATATCGACTAGTCGTTCCATGAgtccagttcagtcaatttattgacgaacctacttgatatatatttatatacttatatactgtattatagctttatgtcatttaaatatagtcatttatattatttatagctttatgtcatttaaatacagtaatttttattatttatagctttacgtcatttaaatacagtcatttatattattatagctttcagtcatttatagctttcatatttatacttattccgcaattattattctttatatatatctatatcttaTACCTTTAACTCATATATCTGTCACACAGTAACTGGTAACCGAGCCTTTTGTTGTGGtgatcagatttttatatttccaacaatcggtatctgagctgatataaaaggaataatatccaACATTATTATATAGGCCCGATGTTGTTGCTATTGGTATGTTTTTTCATATacttatttttttcttaaaaatggaTATCTAATATGATGTTAAAATAATGCAGCTAATTTACTATGATGAAATTGAATGCAAACTCTAAAAAATAGAACGTAAAACACCATTAGTTACGATGTGGACAACAAATAAGTTGAAGGAAAGACAATCTTTTGAGATTGAAGTTGGTGGATTTGGGGTTGGGAATCTAATTGAACAAAGTTCAAATTTAGAACGTGAGAAGAATGAAGATCAGGTGAATGAGAATCAGGACACACGTATTGAGGTATATTCTAAGtagaatatattattaaattatgttttagaatatattttaattatatccTAACTTAATATAAGAAAAATATTCTAATTTCTTTTTTTCCCAGGAGTATGAAGAAATGTATGAAAATTTTTTCAACAATGTCTCAACTGAAAAGAATGATATGGAAGATATTATTTTTCATTGTCTATCGAAGTTCCCCGAAGACAATAAAACGAAGGAGATGATAAGAAAGTTTGGAGACATATTTTCAACTATACTTTTTTCTAGTCGAGAGAAATCAGAAACTATTAAGGAGAGAACTGAAGTCAAAGCAGATAGAGATGAAGagcttaataaaacaaacatttcTGATTCTGATGATGATAAAGATGAAGGAATGAATACAAAGTTGGTTGCATTTTTAGCTGTTAAACCATTACAACATAAGTTTCTAGAGAATGAAGAAACACAAGAAGAAGATCAAGATATGAATGTTGATGACCGAATAAATTTGGGTTTTGAGAACAATATTGGTGAGGAAACGATTAGACATCCGCATAATCCAGAAAGAAAAATAGAATTTGAAGGCATAAATGTTGATGACAAAATAAATTTGGCTTTAGAGGTGAATAATATAGACGAGACTATTGAAAAGAAGAATTTAGAAGAAAATGTTGAGAGCAAAAATCTTGTTGAGGGTGGTGAAATGATTGGTGGGGAGAATATTAGGGAGGGGAATATtgtagagaaggtggttggagaCAACATAGGTGAGAGCTCAATTGTTACACCAAAACACAATCCAAAAGGTATATCTATTGATTTTTCCCCTTGGTCTGATTCATTCATAGAAAAAATGGATGGGGATTTGCTTAGAATATTCTCAAACAGAAATCCAGATTCAAATACAAATCAAAATCCAGTTGTCAGATCTCCTCTTCCAAAAAAGCTAACATTTGAAAATTCAGAATTTCCTTCCTTTGATCTTCAAATAACCCAACTAATGAACAATGCAGAAAGTGGTGATAATTATGAGGGTAATGATGAAGATGGAGAATTAAAAGGGAATGAAGAGCATATTTTAGATGAGAAAGGGAAAAAGGGTTAGAATGTGAATGAAAGAGGGAAAAGGAAGGTGACTAATCCAAATATTTTTAGATCACCTTTTGTGAATAGGGTAATTGACTTAAGTGAAAAAGTCAGTACTGAGCAAGAGATAATGGCGCAAATCATGTTTAGATGCGTTGCAGACAAAGATCCAATGTAAGTAAATTCATAATTGTGTAATATTCTTATTGGAATATTTTAACTACAATTCAATATTTTTGTTTGAAGGGAAATGCTGTTTGAAACTGAGTCTGGAGACATAATGGATAGGGTGCATTTTGAGGGTATGCGTCCAAATCATAAGATACATCCTTTCGTTATTGATTGTTGGGCTGCTGTTCTTAATTTTGAAGAAGAAAACCTGAGAAACAAAAAATCACCACCACGTGTCTTCTTCAACACTCAAATTATGGtacttaatttttaaatttattttctgTATTCTAATTATAATTTGTAACAATGTATTATAATATTTCTGTTGTTCTATATGTACAAACAGGAAAATTATTGGATTCTTTAATACCTTTTGTTGAAAGATCCCGACTTTTTGATGAGGCTGTAAACAATTACTTATATGACATCAAAAGAAAAGTGGATTTCAATTCTATTAATCTGGTATGTATTTTTGATTACAAGATAACATATTCATATTAAAATTTACAAAAATTCATTTGTATTTATGTTTGAACTACAGGTGTTTTTTCCAATACACAACCGTGGTCATTTTTATTGTATTCTTTTCAACCTTACAAATCTAGAACATATAACCATTGACAACATAAGATACACCAAAAATATAGAAGATGTCTATGGAGAGATTCCTAAACTTGTGGTAAATGTTTCATGCATAAATCTAAAAACTTTATGTTAATCATAATTGTTTACTTTAAAAAACCACTATGTATTAGTAAATAAATTCTGATtagaatataaaatataatatttatattcttaTAAGATTTATTTACTTAATATAGTGATCATTTTGGAAATATAATGGTATTTTATTAATATGCATTGCAGCAAATGTACTTTTCAAAGTTTTTGGACAACAATCGGCGGGATAAGGTTTCTTTGTTTAAATATATGAAGccaaagaaaatgaaaatggCATGGCAAACAAAAACTAAGACAAATGATGATGGTCTATTTTTGATGAGGCATATGGAAAAATACATGGGTGAGAAAGAAGAAAAATGGGATGTGGAACTGGGAGAAGAAAGTGTTAGGACATCTAAGAAGATTGCAAAGTTGCGTACATTTTATGTTTCTAAGCTAGCAAACCATCAAATCAACAAGCAGAGAAAATTGAATGTTGCAGAAGCATTGGAATTTTCAAAACTTGATAAGAAAACTAGGTGTATGTTGGTGAAAGAAGGCAGTGAAGCAAGAGACAATTTGGAAATGAAGAAAGTTTGAAAATTTCTTATATTGGCTTATTACATACAtacattttattttctattttgtttttttttcaaatgcttATGTTTGAGGGTATGCTTAAACCATTGATATTTTGGTAAATGATATGCTTAAACCAGTTTGTTGGTATCTTGATAAAATATTTACTGCTTAATAGTAAATGATATATAGCGTTTAAACTTTTTGTTTGATGATGCCTATTTATTTGATTaaaaaattgtttggtaaaatgaTAAATAATTAAAACACATATTGTTAATATTGTATTAAGCTTATTCTAATTTGTTTTATGTGAATTATTCTGATTATTCTGGTTTCATTAAAATACTTAATAATAAAACGTTTTAATAtaatatgtaattttgttttacaatattttaataaaaagaataaatgaaattagatttagtatcatgttacaataataaaaaattacgATAATAAAATTTTAGTATACtttagaaaaaaaatacattGTCTCTATTAGTAGAAGTAAAATTTTAgaataaatgaaaatatttattttagaaTATTTGTAATTAAGTAATTTTATTTtacaattaaaataatatttgaaccAAACTGTaagtttttaaattaaaaggGACTAAAAATACTAGGACTTATTTTCCAGGGACGAAAAAGGGACAAACGTAATAACTTTGAGATTTTATACTTATGCATGATGGAagaacattaaaataaaaaaactcaatttcttcATCTGTATTCTCAAAACCCTCTTCCAAAACTTCTTATTATTTTCGGTTTTAAACACTCCatcaaaaccctaacttcttgtGCTCTTGAACTCGTCATCTTCGATTTCTCCCTGTATCAATTTCAATTTTCGATGTTGTGAATCCGATTTTCACTTGATAACATCGATAAAACCCTAAACTTACTTAATTTCATTCTTATCGAGTATTTCTTATCAACGAAAATGGCTACATCAACACGTGCTTCAGAATCTACACCATCAGATCACCTAAATGCCATTATTACCAGAACTTCTCAAGAAATTCCGTACTTCAATAGTTCTGTTAATTATCATTTATATCCTTGATTCCGTTTGAAAACGGCGATATAGCTTTGAGAATTGACCTTCTATTGTTCCTCCACTCTCCATATCTACATACTAATAATTAGGGCATCGGGCTCTTGTTTCTTAGTGAAATACTCAGCACAAACAATGAGACAAAGGCTTCACAGCTGAGAATATGAGCGTTTTTGTGTTGTTTGAGTATGTATTTATAACAAAAATATGCCCCTACTTATATTACATTTAATACATTCTTATGCGGGATTCTTTGGATTAATGATAAATAAAGCTTTAGCCTTTCATCTATTTGCAGGGGCATTCAGTTTTGATTCCAACCAAACACATTTATTTATTCAGTTTTGAAAAGAAACTTTCTCATGGAATTGGTCCTGGTGGTCTTGGTCTGAATAAGAATAATAAAGTTTTTCCATTAAACAATTGCATATTATGTCCTCTAATAAGTCAGAACTTGATCTGAATTAGTATA is a window of Lactuca sativa cultivar Salinas chromosome 1, Lsat_Salinas_v11, whole genome shotgun sequence DNA encoding:
- the LOC128127074 gene encoding uncharacterized mitochondrial protein AtMg00810-like, whose translation is MPRCQHFSKNQVLKEVQSIQPFFCKIFNKHLLIVQIYVDDIIFGSTDESLSVKFADLMKNKFEMSMIGEMTTFLGLQIKQSTDGIFINQENYVKNLLTRFSMEKSNTAKTPMAFGYKIDADLNGKPVDQKRYRGMIGSLLYLIASRHDIMFSTCVCARYQANPMESHVVAVKRIFKYLKATPKLGLWYPAKSDFQQNAFTDSDYGGCKLDRKSTSGSCQFLGGRLVSWTSKK